The Campylobacter sp. CN_NE2 region TTTTGATTGAAAGAACTGCTAAAAAAATTCGTGTTACTATCGTTGCGGCACGCCCTGGAATTATCATCGGTAAAAAAGGTAGCGAAGTAGAGAATTTGAAAAATGAAGTAGTTGCTTTGGTTAATAAAGATGTAACAATCAATATTAAAGAAGAGAGAAAAGCAGGAAGTTCAGCTCAATTAGCAGCAGAAAATGTTGCTATGCAACTAGAGCGCCGTGTTGCATTTAGACGCGCTATGAAAAAAGTTATTCAAGGTGCGCAAAAAGCAGGTGCAAAAGGTATTAAAATTTCAGTTGCAGGTCGTTTAGGTGGTGCTGAAATGGCAAGAACCGAGTGGTATTTAGAAGGTAGAGTTCCGCTTCATACACTAAGAGCTAGAATCGATTATGGCTTTGCAGAAGCACACACTACTTACGGAAATATCGGCGTAAAAGTATGGATTTTCAAAGGCGAAGTTCTTCAAAAAGGAATTCAAGCTGAAAAATCAGAAGAAAATGCGCCTAAAAAACCACGAAGATCAAGAAGGGGTAAATAGTCATGTTGATGCCTAAAAGAACAAAATATCGCAAAATGATGAAAGGTCGCAATCGCGGCTATGCAACAAGAGGAAATCAACTAAGTTATGGCGAATTTGGTATTAAAGCTGTTGAAGCAGGTAGAATAAATTCACGCCAAATCGAAGCAGCTCGTGTTGCTATGACTCGTTTTGTTAAAAGACAAGCAAAAATTTGGATTACAGTATTCCCTGATAAACCGCTTACTAAAAAACCTCTTCAAACTCGTATGGGTAAAGGTAAAGCAGGTGTTGAAGAGTGGGTTATGAATATTAAACCGGGAAGAATTATATTTGAAATGACCGGTGTTAGTGAAGAAGTAGCTAGACAAGCTCTTACACTTTCTATTCACAAATTGCCGTTTAAGACAAAAATCGTAACGAGGGAAAGTGAAAATGAACTATACTGAGTTGAAAGATAAAAATTTGAGCGAATTAAACGCTATGTTAAAAGAAAAAAAGGTGCTTTTGTTTGAACTTAGACAAAAGCTAAAAACTATGCAGCTAACTAACCCAAATGAAATTCGTGCGGTTAAAAAAGAGATCGCACAAATCAATACTGCAATTAGTGCAATGAAATAAGGGGTGGAATTATGGCATTTAAAAGAGAAATTCAAGGCGTAGTTCTTAAAAAAGCGGGCGATAAAACCGCAACTATTTTGGTAGAAAGAAGAGTTATTCATCCAAGATATAGAAAAATCGTAAAAAGATTTAAAAAATATCTTGTTCATGATGAAAATAATGTAGTAAATATCGGTGATACGATTTCAGCAGTTGAGTGCAGACCACTAAGTGCTAGAAAATCATTCCGCCTAAAAGCAGTTTTGAAAGCAGGAGTTGAATAATGATACAAAGTTTTACAAGACTAGCAGTAGCCGACAATAGCGGTGCAAAAGAACTTATGTGTATTAAAGTTCTTGGCGGAAGTAAAAGAAGATATGCTACAATCGGTGATATTATCGTTTGTAGCGTTAAAAAAGCACTTCCAAACGGAAAAATTAAAAGAGGTCAAGTTGTAAAAGCTGTTGTAGTTAGAACTACAAAAGAAATTCACAGAGAAAATGGATCGCTAATCAGATTTGACGAAAATGCAGCTGTTATCCTAGATAACAAAAAAGAGCCTATCGGAACTCGTATTTTCGGACCTGTTGGTCGTGAAGTTAGATATAGCGGTTTTATGAAAATCGTATCTCTTGCTCCGGAGGTTTTATAATGGCAACCAAATTTAAAATTAAAAAAGGCAATGAAGTAAAAATCATTGCAGGAGACGATAAAGGTAAAACAGGCGTTGTAAAAGCTGTTTATCCTAAAAAAGGTCAAGTTATCGTTGAGGGTTGTAAAATGGCTAAAAAAGCAATCAAACCTAGCGAAAAAAATCCAAACGGCGGATTTGTAAATAAAGAGATGCCGATTGATATTTCAAATGTAGCATTGATCGAGGGTTAATTATGAGTAGATTACAAGAACAATATAACGAAAAAATTAAACCTGCTTTGGTTAAGGAATTTGACATAAAAAATCCTATGCTAATCCCTGCACTTGAAAAAGTAGTTATCAGTGTGGGTGCTGGCGAATCAAGCAAAGATCAAAAAGTGTTGCAAAATATGGCAGATACTATATCTTTGATTGCAGGTCAAAAAGCACTTATTACAAATGCTAAAAAATCTGTTGCAGGTTTTAAGGTCAGAGAAGGCTTTCCTGTTGGTATAAAAGTTACACTAAGAAAAGAGCAAATGTATGCGTTTTTAGATAAACTAATTACAATTGCTTTGCCAAGAGTTAAAGATTTTAGAGGCGTTCCAAGAGACGGATTTGACGGAAGAGGAAATTATAACTTCGGTTTAAACGAACAACTAATGTTCCCGGAAGTTGAGTATGATAAAATTTTAAGAACTCACGGTATGAATATAACAATCGTAACTACAACAAACAGCGACAAAGAGGCGTTTAAATTGCTAGAACTATTTGGCATGCCTTTTGCGAAAGGAAAGTAAGATGGCAAAAAAATCAATGATAGCTAAGGCAAAACGCCCTGCTAAATTCAGCTCTCGTGCATATACAAGATGCCAAATTTGCGGAAGAC contains the following coding sequences:
- the rpsC gene encoding 30S ribosomal protein S3, with the protein product MGQKVNPIGLRLGINRNWESRWFPSKATLPESIGEDYKIRKFLKAKLYYAGINQILIERTAKKIRVTIVAARPGIIIGKKGSEVENLKNEVVALVNKDVTINIKEERKAGSSAQLAAENVAMQLERRVAFRRAMKKVIQGAQKAGAKGIKISVAGRLGGAEMARTEWYLEGRVPLHTLRARIDYGFAEAHTTYGNIGVKVWIFKGEVLQKGIQAEKSEENAPKKPRRSRRGK
- the rplX gene encoding 50S ribosomal protein L24, with the protein product MATKFKIKKGNEVKIIAGDDKGKTGVVKAVYPKKGQVIVEGCKMAKKAIKPSEKNPNGGFVNKEMPIDISNVALIEG
- the rpmC gene encoding 50S ribosomal protein L29 yields the protein MNYTELKDKNLSELNAMLKEKKVLLFELRQKLKTMQLTNPNEIRAVKKEIAQINTAISAMK
- the rplE gene encoding 50S ribosomal protein L5, whose product is MSRLQEQYNEKIKPALVKEFDIKNPMLIPALEKVVISVGAGESSKDQKVLQNMADTISLIAGQKALITNAKKSVAGFKVREGFPVGIKVTLRKEQMYAFLDKLITIALPRVKDFRGVPRDGFDGRGNYNFGLNEQLMFPEVEYDKILRTHGMNITIVTTTNSDKEAFKLLELFGMPFAKGK
- the rplP gene encoding 50S ribosomal protein L16; its protein translation is MLMPKRTKYRKMMKGRNRGYATRGNQLSYGEFGIKAVEAGRINSRQIEAARVAMTRFVKRQAKIWITVFPDKPLTKKPLQTRMGKGKAGVEEWVMNIKPGRIIFEMTGVSEEVARQALTLSIHKLPFKTKIVTRESENELY
- the rpsQ gene encoding 30S ribosomal protein S17; the encoded protein is MAFKREIQGVVLKKAGDKTATILVERRVIHPRYRKIVKRFKKYLVHDENNVVNIGDTISAVECRPLSARKSFRLKAVLKAGVE
- the rplN gene encoding 50S ribosomal protein L14, giving the protein MIQSFTRLAVADNSGAKELMCIKVLGGSKRRYATIGDIIVCSVKKALPNGKIKRGQVVKAVVVRTTKEIHRENGSLIRFDENAAVILDNKKEPIGTRIFGPVGREVRYSGFMKIVSLAPEVL